From a single Miscanthus floridulus cultivar M001 chromosome 8, ASM1932011v1, whole genome shotgun sequence genomic region:
- the LOC136476215 gene encoding probable inactive nicotinamidase At3g16190, whose protein sequence is MPSHLALLSCLLVLLLSFDKFLFHYLKRRWFSGGSGATVPRAPAKSRRSMAAAKWSETAMLVIDMQKDFVDPEMRSPMLVAGGEAVVPAVAEAVAVARERGIFLVWVVREHDPSGRDVELFRRQHYSGGKGPTVKGLKGAELADGLVIKEGEYKLVKTRFSAFFATHLDSVLKTAGIKNLVIVGVQTPNCIRQTVFDAVALDYEKVTVLIDATAAARPEIHLSNIRDMKNIGVDTPTVEEWRR, encoded by the exons ATGCCATCACATCTGGCGCTGCTGTCGTGCCTGCTGGTACTGCTCCTCTCCTTCGACAAGTTCCTCTTCCACTACCTGAAGCGCCGCTGGTtctccggcggcagcggcgccacTGTCCCGAGGGCTCCCGCCAAATCGCGGCGGTCCATGGCGGCCGCCAAGTGGAGCGAGACGGCCATGCTCGTTATCGACATGCAG AAGGACTTCGTGGACCCGGAGATGCGCAGCCCGATGCtggtggccggcggcgaggcCGTCGTCCCCGCCGTCGCCGAGGCCGTCGCCGTCGCAAGGGAGCGCGGCATTTTCCTCGTCTGG GTTGTCAGAGAGCATGATCCTTCTGGAAGAGATGTTGAACTTTTCCGCAGGCAGCATTACTCTGGGGGAAAGGGTCCAACAGTGAAAGGTCTGAAAGGAGCGGAGCTGGCTGATGGGCTTGTTATTAAAGAAGGGGAATACAAGTTAGTGAAGACTAGATTTAGTGCTTTCTTTGCAACGCACCTTGATTCTGTCCTGAAAACTGCAGGAATAAAGAACTTGGTTATTGTTG GAGTTCAAACTCCAAATTGCATTCGGCAGACTGTCTTCGATGCTGTAGCATTGGACTATGAGAAAGTTACGGTTCTTATTGATGCAACAGCTGCTGCAAGACCAGAAATCCATTTGT